The stretch of DNA TTTGTAACTGAACTTTATCTTTAGGATAAACTGTCAGGTTCACATCCAAAACAATAGCAAAGAGGGAATATTTTTCCTAAGATTATTGGTGGGACTAATTGTTTTCGCTTCTGCATCTTTTAAAACGCAGAAATGCAGTTCGTCCTTTTCTTAGTCCACTTCGATGACCGAAAACAAGCATTCCCTGCCATTCCaatattataatttaaaataaattgcaacTATTgtagtttgaattttttacagCATTCAAGAAAATATGTTTAAACGATTTTCCGAAAGTACGCTGCAAAATTATAGTTatgtatatttaaatttcatgttttttttttcaaagttacGAAGTTATATTAGTCTAATTTTTACATAgggtgaaaatgtttttttttttaaattattattttagattttctgTAAATTTAGTTCTAGCAGCCCTGTTCCCCATCAGCTTTTTCCCTCCAAAACTGTCTCGTTCATCAATAAAGTTTTCAGTCAAGCTAGGAATTGGTACGAATTCGTCCCAATAAAGAAAACGTATTTTAGCTGACCTAAAatatgtttgttcttttttattttaccgtgGGCGACCTTGGTATAGGGACAATCAGTTCAATTAAGAGTCCAATTCtgacaaaaaatgaaaaagaggaCGCGATGACAACAGTACGAGACGTATGGGTTAAAGAAAGAACTAAGTTAGTTAGTGGTCAGGTAAATGTTTTGGATTTTTGGAATATGAGTTTGTTCAACTTTTTATCCAACTGCATTCTAGCATTTACTGCTATTCTATTCATGCAATATCTCATAAATATGTTGGCAAACGAATGAAATCTTAAATGCTCATTGGATTTAATGTTATAATTTTGATTCTGAATTAATTACGTGCTTTATAGGTGGCCCAAAGATTTCAATTCAGTCATCGGCGAAAGGGTTTAAGCGAATAACAAtcgttttgattgttttcacAGACCTGGAGTTGCTGTGGTAATATCGAGTGAGTATAGCACATTGGAATTAGGacaaatatttattctttttcttttttgatcctTGCAGGTGACCAAGAAAACCTCTTTCAACTCAGGCAACACCTCATTCTTGATACATTTTTGCAAAGAAGAATGCAAATGAACTACGTGAACGTGATAAAGCAGAAGACAAGAAGTTCTCTTGTGTATCCTGAAGGCGACACAACTCAAGTAGCATCATTTCCAGTAATAGCTAAGAAAAGCCCCAATCCTGCAGAAGAACCACATGTTgaagtaaacatttttctttaatttgtcaACAATAGACATTTATTagatttcttaattattatattttcaagGAAATTGATGAACTGAAGTCCACAAATAGGAAACTTGAAGATACAATTACTTGACTTAAAagatatttgaagaaaaaggaagacgaAAATGAGGAACTTACAGATAGGCTAGTTTGGAAATGCTACGTTCGTGGTTCGAAGAGCCGCGAGAGTTAGCACAGCGCATGGaatttatcaaattaaattttcataaattctttaataatgttttttttacttagaAATTTAAAGATATTCTCCTCCATCTTACTGATCCAATTTCAAACTTGAATAGGTGACCGGAATCATTACCTTCTACATCATCTGAGAGTCCTGCTCAGTCAATGGTAATTGGTGGCTTAttatggttttttaaatatattttgataaatatttgTACGAGATGCAATTTGTTACGGGAGAGAAGGTTGAGCTCATTGAATCGAAGGATTAGCTCAATACAAGGGTGGAAACTTcaattggcaattttttattttcccgtgCCGTTTAATCCCCAACAGTAAGCCAAAGGTGCCAAGGTGAGTGACTTAAGGTGTGTCCCAGCGTTCTGAAGGGGTCCAACTCGTCAGTAAAGTATTACTGTGTCGTGTCGTTTTTGTTAAGCTGGTGTTTGTCAACataagaaaaaacttcaatcgCTTTGCTTTTCTTGGGAAAGTGAACATGGAGATGCGAATTACTAATGTCTAATAGGCCTACCGACAAATAGcctaaaagtaaaattacttAATTTAcgcaaaacaaatgaaaaactacGAATGACTGATTCATTTTTAGTAACTGacagaattattatttaccgaACGCATTACACTTAATAGGTTCACGCTTCAGAAAAGATAAAGTACGATTTACAAATGCTTTCTGATACATAATCGTCTACTTTCGTTTTTTAGGCCGAGTTTCCTCTTCCTCCGCTGGGCGGGCATGAGAGGTCGATGACTGTTGCTGAGCCAATCGACTGACCGTAGACATACcttcaacaaattttgtgCGAAAAAGAATATTAGCATTGTTAAACATACCGTCTTTCAGAGATACAACGATGAATTGCGACTGCTTAAAATGTTGCTTCAACATCACCCCAATATTCTGAGTGTGAGACAAATCCAAGGCTGCGTCTACTTCATCAAGAATATAGATAGGCGCTGGTTTGAATAATAGCATAGCCAAAATCAACGACAAAGCCACTAAGGATCTCTGACCGCCACTCAATTCTGATAAACTCTCTTTCCATACTCCGCCAAAAGCAACTTTAACTTCGAGACCGTCTAGCACGGTTTGACCGTCCGGTGGTTGCAGCTTTGCTTTGGTTCCGGGTAACAGGGTAGAGAAAATAGAACCGAAATCTTTTGTCACTTGTTCCCAAGCCACTTGAagagtttctttcttcttttcgtccAGCTTCAGGATTGCGTTTTCAATTTTCGCCTTATCTTCTTCTACAATCCTCTTCTTCCGCATCAAGTCATTATACTGCGCCTCTGCTTGTGTTAACATAGTCATGGAACGAATGTTGACATGGCGGCCAAGCTTTTTCATGGATTCCTCCAATTTATGAACGCGCTGTCCCAATTCTTCTCCATTAATGACGTTAAAATCATAATTAGACCCGGCTACTCCAAAATGGTGTCGATCTTCGTTTATCCAAACATGTTTTTCGAGCATGGCGTCAACACGCTTTTCGGAATCTTTTGCGTCATCTTTTGCTTTGGAAAGTCGATGTTCCAATTTCTTCAAGTGCAGTTCACCTTCACTAACCTTTGCAttccaaataaagaaattaattagGATTATGAAGTATTGTaaattggaatttaaaaaaaaaccaacctgAGCTTCGTGCTGTTCTTTACCAGCAATTCGTTTggaaatttcttgattttgaGCTGAAATTCGTGCCTTAAATTcgtcaatttgttttctgacTTCTTGTACATTAGCTTGTTCAACTGCCAGAGCTTCATTCAACACTTTCATATCTTCATGTAAATTGGCTAGTGTTATCTCATTCTCTagatgaagaacaaaaaatttatataaacaGTGCAAAGATAATTTTGAAACATACAATTCAATGACAGAAACAGTATGTCGTTACCTTTTAATTGAATGTCAGTAGCTTCAATAGATTTTCGAAGTTCCTCCAACTCTAGTTTAAGCGAGTCAGCATCATTTGCATGTTCTTTCCATTTAGACTGTGAAGCAGCTGCCGCCATCTTGCAACGATCCAATTCAGCTTGGGCTGCTTTTAACTGAGTTTTCCGAATCTTACTGGCATTCTGTAACTGATTCTCCAACTCCTTGATGCACGATTTACCTTCTTTAATTATGCCGGTGCATTCGAGGGCTTTTTGCTCTGCTGATTCCAATTCCGACTTCATATTTTCGACTTCTTGAGTTTGGCGGTGGTGAAGCGTTTGCTGTAGCCTTTGCTGGAGCAATTCAAATTCGTGCGATACTGTGCTGAAGCCTGCTCCATAACTCGAAGTTCTTGTTCCgctaatcaaataattttcttgGAGGGTAAGAGAGCTACAGGAAAACCAATTTCCCTTTTCGGGGTATTGCTGATTTGGAGGGTATAATGTTCTTGAAACATGTCACAAGCTTGTCCGAGCTTCTTACAATTGACTGTCTTGTGCATGTCCACTCGAAAATGATGCATTCCCAGACTCCAGACCAGAATTTACCACGACTTCCACGGCTTCAGTCTCTCGCATGATAACCTCGTGAATATTGGGCACATGAACGAACATGGACATGAAAGATAGTGAAGTATGAGTCCTGGTATTACAGCATAAACAGTTCATGAATGGCAATCATAAACTGCTGCCCCGAAAGCTCTTACGCCTGCATTATCGCCTATTGATGAATTTGACCGAgggtaagaaaatttttcttgatttttcgtCTTGATTAAAAATCATTCTGTGAGATTgtcttttgttctttctccTCTGGAATGAGACTCCTTGCTGTGTGGACATGTCTTTAGCTTTCCGGAAGAGAAGACAGCATATACTATAATGATGCACCCATTTCTCGCagttttttagaaatattatCAATGCCATTGACATGGCGTTGAATATCCTTGCTTTTCctttacattaattttttaattaactgtTTCTGGTTGAAATTTCCTAAATTGTTTACCGGAATCATACTGGTAGAAGAACACCTCTTGAATGTAttggttttcaatttcttcagcCCTTGAGGTATAGCGCGACGAAACCTTAGTCAACGTTTTTCTGGCCTTTTGGATGCCTTAGagattctattttttaattgaatctaTGGATGCCATTTAACAATTAAGAAGGGTCACATTTCTTAATTCCATGCATGTATCAATGCTGCCGTGTTGGTTGATTATCACATCGTCTACAATTGTCTGAAAACATGGACAGGAAAATTAGTTTGAGGGTACTACTCCATGCCAACTCCATGATTTTGTATCTGATAGATAAATGAGTTTGTGTTCGACATCAAACTCTTCGACATCTGACTTTGAATCTGATAGAGAAATAACACAGCGAGAGTGTGCTTCAATGAAATGGGTTTGAACAGGATTTTACAATACAGAATCATGCAAATTGGTGATCTTACAGTATAAATTATATTGAGGCTCGAGTTCTACTACATATCTGTACCTTAAACTCATATCAAATGGTACGGCACATCCGGAGTGTGATAATCAAAGAGAGCGTCAAAATTCAGCTTGAGCTTTGCTTATGCGGCGTTGCCTGTCACACGAAATCGTTAATTGCGGAGtttcaactaatttttaaGTTGACACTTGACGAACTGCAAGTGTTGTTTACCAGCTGTCTAgatgtgaaaaagaaagaaatagcgATGGAAGAATGACATTGTCTAAAGAGAAACTACAACGAACCCATTCCATCAGAACGACAGAGAAAGCAGCAATACACAGACTTTCGTATAACATGCAACG from Daphnia pulex isolate KAP4 chromosome 4, ASM2113471v1 encodes:
- the LOC124191919 gene encoding LOW QUALITY PROTEIN: structural maintenance of chromosomes protein 2-like (The sequence of the model RefSeq protein was modified relative to this genomic sequence to represent the inferred CDS: deleted 2 bases in 1 codon); this translates as MKSELESAEQKALECTGIIKEGKSCIKELENQLQNASKIRKTQLKAAQAELDRCKMAAAASQSKWKEHANDADSLKLELEELRKSIEATDIQLKERHTVSVIELYVSKLSLHCLYKFFVLHLENEITLANLHEDMKVLNEALAVEQANVQEVRKQIDEFKARISAQNQEISKRIAGKEQHEAQVGFFLNSNLQYFIILINFFIWNAKVSEGELHLKKLEHRLSKAKDDAKDSEKRVDAMLEKHVWINEDRHHFGVAGSNYDFNVINGEELGQRVHKLEESMKKLGRHVNIRSMTMLTQAEAQYNDLMRKKRIVEEDKAKIENAILKLDEKKKETLQVAWEQVTKDFGSIFSTLLPGTKAKLQPPDGQTVLDGLEVKVAFGGVWKESLSELSGGQRSLVALSLILAMLLFKPAPIYILDEVDAALDLSHTQNIGVMLKQHFKQSQFIVVSLKDGMFNNANILFRTKFVEGMSTVSRLAQQQSSTSHARPAEEEETRPKKRK